Sequence from the Phragmites australis chromosome 11, lpPhrAust1.1, whole genome shotgun sequence genome:
actccatgtacttacgcttgccttctcccaacctcTTGATGTTACTCAGAAGATGAGGACTTTGAGGACATCTCAGCCGATGGAGCTGAGTTTAGGCGAAGGAAGTTTTCGACCTGAAGATCATATTTTAGGATAGTGCTCCTCTGAACAACGTCTGTGAATGGATGTACGACCTGCTACCGTTGGAAGTTATCttagtattttttaaaacctataaattcttttataatgaatcttatcgttatgtaatgaTATTGTTATATTATAACTTGTAAAATCAtcgtatgtatgaaacttgatcttagTATACATGTTTAATGCATCTGATTTATTCTTTTAATACCAGGTGTAATAGTTATCCAATGAGAATAGAAGATTCAAGAAGTAATAATCCATTCAAACAGGCCCGACAGCTGAATTGCAGAAGAGCTTTCCACGAGACAAAAGGACTGACCACCTCTGTGAACAAGGTACTGAATTATCGGAAAGTCACAACTAATAGTTTCAGTTACAGCTTCCAGTTAATCAGCAAGCATTTCTGCCACAAATAAAAGAGGAATGCTGACATCTTATTGCCATTTCTCAGAAGGAATTCTATGCCTAAATGAAACTGAGATTAACAACATTCACTCTGAAGAACCAGAACTAATTTGTACAAAAGCCTGCCTCAGATGTACTAGCCAGCTCTGTACATGGTGATGGCTGCACATCAAGTGTGGCGCCACTGACAGCTCGACATTTCCATGGCCCGATAGATGTGCCGCCATAAAGCTTGACATTCGACAAGCAGATGTGACTGAAAGCCGAGTTCTTGATGCCCCTTATCAGCCCAGCTTGCCGGATGTTCTGACCCCAGACATTCTTTATCGTCACGCTATCAACAACAGGAAGCATACTTGGGTTGTAGGATGTATCAGGGTGGCCGCCAACATCACCTGCAATCCTCAAACCATACCGAGCTCCATTCAAGGTCACTTCAGAGACAGTGATGTTTCGGATGAATCCTCCCCTCCCTGAGTTGGTCTTGATATGGATACCGACCCCCATGCTGAAGAAATTCAGGTGCTCGACAAGTATGTTCTCCACACCACCAGAGGTCTCACTTCCAACTGCAAAGCCAGCAAATGGCCCGGACCCCGCTATCCTTCGGATGGTAATGCCGGAGCTAGGACGCGCAAAAGCAATGCCATACTCATCCCAGCCACTCTTGATGGAAATCAAGTCGTCTCCTGTGGAAATGTAGGAGTCCTCAATGCAGACATTGCTGCTTGAATCTGTAGTGTCGATAGACACACATGTAAATTCATTGTCAGACTATTTCCGAAAAATAAGTTCAATGTCAGGCATGCGCAAATTCTGCATAGATTTACAGAGTGAGTGGAACATCCATTACCTGGATCAATTCCATCGGTGTTCGGAGAGTCACGTGGTGCCAACACAGTCACGTTTGCTATCACTACATTGCTGCACATACAGGAGTTGCGCACGTTTAAAAGGAGAGTGATCTGTGATTTGTAACGTGTAACTGTGGCGATTTTCATGTTATTTTATTGCTCAATGTTTGTTTCTGAAACAATATCAAGGCCTGCAACTTGTCAAGGTAAAAGCTGAAGCCCTGGCAAGATGGCAAATCAAGCTAACCGATTGGACTGAAAGTATGTGGCTCCCCTTTGTAACAACGCGATCTTGGTGCTCACCTGCAGTAAACTGGGTGAATGTTCCAAAACGGCGAATCCTTGAAGACAACATCGGAGATGATCACGTCGGTGGAGTACATGAGCTCCAGCAGGTGCGGCCTGGTGAAGAGCAGCGTGCGCTTCCTCCACATGTCCCACCACACGCTGCCTTGGCCATCGATGGTGCCATTCTCACCTGCGCAATTCACACAGAACCAAAAATTGCCGAGCTTTCGGTATGAATCATTCAAGTATTGAGCTGCGTAGAGACAGGCAGCTTACATTGCAAAACCAGCAAGTGAAGTACAAGAAGTGGCTGACTGGCAGTGTGCAGTCTGTGCTATGCAGAGCAAGAACCTGTGATGAAGACATCCTGAAGACCATTGCCATGGATCAAGCTCATGTATCTTCCTCCGGGCAGCTCGCGCCCCCTCCCGTAGGGCGGCAACGGGTCGATCAGCGGCCAGTTGGACGTGTCCTGCTCCACGAATGCGCAAGCTTCAACCGAAGGTCAGCCATGAACAGAGATCGAGAGGCGAGGGAGGCCTATGTACCTGGGTGGCGCGGATGACGGCGCCGCGGGCGAGGAAGAGCGTCATGTGGGAGGTGAGGTTGAACGGCCCCGTCAGCCACACCCCGGGCGGCACGTACAGCAGTGTGCCGCCCCGCGCTCCTCGGCGG
This genomic interval carries:
- the LOC133884993 gene encoding probable polygalacturonase, whose protein sequence is MAPPTLCLLAAVLLLLLSSAATQETCSGVAPRRGAWVSLASFGAVGDGRTLNTAAFARAVARIERRRGARGGTLLYVPPGVWLTGPFNLTSHMTLFLARGAVIRATQDTSNWPLIDPLPPYGRGRELPGGRYMSLIHGNGLQDVFITGENGTIDGQGSVWWDMWRKRTLLFTRPHLLELMYSTDVIISDVVFKDSPFWNIHPVYCSNVVIANVTVLAPRDSPNTDGIDPDSSSNVCIEDSYISTGDDLISIKSGWDEYGIAFARPSSGITIRRIAGSGPFAGFAVGSETSGGVENILVEHLNFFSMGVGIHIKTNSGRGGFIRNITVSEVTLNGARYGLRIAGDVGGHPDTSYNPSMLPVVDSVTIKNVWGQNIRQAGLIRGIKNSAFSHICLSNVKLYGGTSIGPWKCRAVSGATLDVQPSPCTELASTSEAGFCTN